One Octopus sinensis linkage group LG11, ASM634580v1, whole genome shotgun sequence genomic window carries:
- the LOC115217256 gene encoding uncharacterized protein LOC115217256 isoform X7, which produces MKSVVYLLTVAVIFLLEEIDGNQIQSSNLSCALVPGRSNSTYYEPVWDYIWIRRSCMFGRVFSDRYCLCIPTQLMRNTRLNTPNTCIFRGSKTYTRRIDPKDSYYQERVKTRKWAPKTCTSGLVFSPTHCRCIEDSRETCQYPGGITRTRKRDTDVNYFQQLTNSNTWERKRCYSGATFSLTKCYCTFGGSSVIVTTPEPENDIKICKHPKYGYFRKRDSNPQFYFQINNNKAWEKRACAVGGTFNSAICDCTYVKPTSESETTPKVEPEIPQKFCWDALSKTRRGTFRDERYYYELKGNTWKVIACQNGYIFSHDRCCCVLKSQITTPRTEPTGEPETEPTGEPETPFEVCPHKPSQSIRRATTNPQIYEQKTTGGKWVKISCEAANQFNVKKCCCVPTGTTAQPEGTTKFSPKYCLDKLSSKRRATFRNERHYYELTDSLWRLKACKNGKIFSYEECCCVLKSKPKTEPTSKPETEPTGEPETEPTGEPETEPTGEPETEPTGEPETEPTGEPETEPTGEPETEPTGEPETEPTGEPETEPTGEPETEPTGEPETPFEVCPHKPSQSIRRGTKNPQIYEQMNKQRKWERKICNGASRFNAKKCCCVSTGEPETEPTGEPETEPEGKPEGEPEIAEKICHHKPSKIQRKTFKVELFYYEKTGNTWMLKVCQNGYIFSYEECCCALKSKQIANPETEPEGKPESEPEGEPEGEPKPENEVQHAYCIDVISRAIRKNTTNPKQYKQLSSSFKWEVKYCPHSKRFSFKICCCVPVTPGQPEGEPEGKPETEPEGKPETEPETEPEGKPEKPFKICPHKPSESIRRPTTNPQFYEQMTIRNEWVNMSCGDASRFDVDQCSCIPTEKTTPTTTQRSYDTAQANITCKVGNGPLRKTDSDLRRYSEKVAGRWEDRICYSGGIFNKLICGCVYLKKIHK; this is translated from the exons ATGAAATCTGTAGTATATTTACTcactgttgctgttatttttttgcTTGAAGAGATTGATGGCAACCAAATTCAAAGCTCGAATTTAAGTTGTGCTCTAGTGCCTGGACGAAGTAATTCGACCTATTATGAACCAGTTTGGGACTATATTTGGATTCGACGTAGTTGCATGTTTGGCAGAGTTTTCAGTGACCGCTATTGCTTATGCATACCAACACAACTCATGAGAAATACTCGTCTAAATACACCAAATACTTGCATATTTCGAGGTTCAAAGACTTACACCAGAAGAATTGATCCAAAAGATAGCTATTATCAAGAACGTGTAAAAACGAGAAAATGGGCACCGAAAACTTGTACAAGTGGATTAGTTTTCAGTCCGACACACTGCCGTTGCATTGAAGATAGTCGTGAAACGTGTCAATATCCAGGCGGTATTACCAGAACACGTAAACGAGATACTGATGTGAATTATTTCCAACAGCTAACAAACAGCAACACATGGGAAAGAAAAAGGTGTTACAGTGGTGCTACCTTCAGTCTAACTAAATGTTATTGCACTTTCGGTGGTTCATCAGTCATTGTTACAACGCCTGAACctgaaaatgatattaaaatatgtaaacatCCCAAGTATGGATATTTCCGTAAACGGGATTCAAACCCGcagttttattttcagatcaATAACAATAAAGCATGGGAGAAGAGAGCTTGCGCAGTCGGCGGCACATTCAACAGCGCCATCTGTGATTGTACTTATGTGAAACCAACAAGCGAATCGGAGACTACACCAAAGGTCGAACCTGAAATTCCTCAAAAGTTTTGTTGGGATGCACTTTCAAAAACACGACGAGGAACATTTAGAGATGAACGTTATTATTACGAACTGAAAGGCAATACATGGAAGGTGATAGCTTGTCAAAATGGATATATTTTTTCTCACGAcagatgttgttgtgttttaaaATCACAAATAACGACCCCTAGAACAGAACCGACAGGTGAACCTGAAACGGAGCCGACAGGTGAACCTGAAACACCATTCGAAGTATGTCCGCATAAGCCTTCTCAGTCTATAAGAAGAGCCACTACAAACCCACAGATTTACGAGCAGAAGACCACAGGAGGCAAATGGGTGAAAATATCATGCGAAGCTGCAAATCAATTCAACGTCAAAAAATGTTGTTGTGTTCCGACAGGTACAACTGCACAACCGGAGGGAACCACTAAATTTTCCCCAAAGTACTGTCTggataaattgtcaagtaaacgACGAGCAACATTTAGAAATGAACGTCATTATTACGAACTGACAGACAGTTTATGGCGGCTGAAAGCttgtaaaaatggaaaaattttcTCTTACGAGGAGTGTTGCTGTgttttaaaatcaa AACCTAAAACTGAGCCGACAAGTAAACCCGAAACAGAACCAACAGGTGAACCTGAAACGGAGCCGACAG GTGAACCCGAAACAGAACCGACAGGTGAACCTGAAACGGAGCCGACAG GTGAACCCGAAACAGAACCGACAGGTGAACCTGAAACGGAGCCGACTG GTGAACCCGAAACAGAACCGACAGGTGAACCTGAAACGGAGCCGACAG GTGAACCCGAAACAGAACCGACAG GTGAACCCGAAACAGAACCGACAGGTGAACCTGAAACACCATTCGAAGTATGTCCGCATAAGCCTTCTCAGTCTATAAGAAGAGGCACTAAAAACCCACAGATTTACGAGCAGATGAACAAGCAACGCAAAtgggagagaaaaatatgtaacgGTGCAAGTCGATTCAACGCCAAAAAATGTTGTTGTGTTTCGACAGGTGAACCCGAAACAGAACCGACAG GTGAACCCGAAACAGAACCGGAAGGTAAACCCGAAGGAGAACCTGAAATTGCCGAAAAGATTTGTCATCATAAACCGTCAAAAATACAACGAAAAACATTTAaagttgaacttttttattatgAAAAGACGGGCAATACATGGATGCTGAAGGTTTGTCaaaatggatatattttctcTTACGAGGAGTGTTGTTGTGctttaaaatcaaaacaaatagcGAATCCTGAAACAGAACCGGAAGGCAAACCTGAGTCAGAACCGGAAGGTGAACCAGAGGGAGAACCGAAACCAGAAAATGAAGTACAACACGCATATTGTATAGATGTGATATCTCGGGCTATAAGGAAAAATACAACGAACCCAAAGCAGTATAagcagttgtcatcatcattcaaatgggaagtaaaatattgtccacattCAAAACGATTCAGTTTTAAAATATGCTGTTGCGTTCCGGTAACACCTGGACAACCAGAGGGAGAGCCGGAGGGTAAACCTGAAACAGAACCGGAAGGTAAACCTGAAACAGAACCTGAAACAGAACCGGAGGGTAAACCTGAAAAACCCTTTAAAATATGTCCGCATAAGCCTTCTGAGTCTATAAGAAGACCCACCACAAACCCACAGTTTTACGAGCAGATGACCATAAGAAACGAATGGGTAAACATGTCATGTGGAGATGCAAGTCGATTCGACGTCGATCAATGTTCTTGTATTCCGACAGAGAAAACTACACCTACTACAACGCAACGATCATATGACACTGCACAAGCAAATATTACGTGTAAGGTCGGGAATGGACCTCTTCGGAAAACAGACTCGGACTTACGTCGTTATTCAGAAAAGGTAGCAGGAAGATGGGAAGATAGGATTTGCTACAGTGGTGGTATATTCAACAAACTAATTTGTGGTtgtgtttatttgaaaaaaatacataaatag
- the LOC115217256 gene encoding uncharacterized protein LOC115217256 isoform X6, with the protein MKSVVYLLTVAVIFLLEEIDGNQIQSSNLSCALVPGRSNSTYYEPVWDYIWIRRSCMFGRVFSDRYCLCIPTQLMRNTRLNTPNTCIFRGSKTYTRRIDPKDSYYQERVKTRKWAPKTCTSGLVFSPTHCRCIEDSRETCQYPGGITRTRKRDTDVNYFQQLTNSNTWERKRCYSGATFSLTKCYCTFGGSSVIVTTPEPENDIKICKHPKYGYFRKRDSNPQFYFQINNNKAWEKRACAVGGTFNSAICDCTYVKPTSESETTPKVEPEIPQKFCWDALSKTRRGTFRDERYYYELKGNTWKVIACQNGYIFSHDRCCCVLKSQITTPRTEPTGEPETEPTGEPETPFEVCPHKPSQSIRRATTNPQIYEQKTTGGKWVKISCEAANQFNVKKCCCVPTSEPKTEPTSKPETEPTGEPETEPTGEPEAQFEICPHKSSQSIRRGTANPQFYEQMNKQGKWERKLCNGASRFNAKKCCCVSPGEPETEPTGEPETEPTGEPETEPTGEPETEPTGEPETEPTGEPETEPTGEPETEPTGEPETEPTGEPETEPTGEPETPFEVCPHKPSQSIRRGTKNPQIYEQMNKQRKWERKICNGASRFNAKKCCCVSTGEPETEPTGEPETEPEGKPEGEPEIAEKICHHKPSKIQRKTFKVELFYYEKTGNTWMLKVCQNGYIFSYEECCCALKSKQIANPETEPEGKPESEPEGEPEGEPKPENEVQHAYCIDVISRAIRKNTTNPKQYKQLSSSFKWEVKYCPHSKRFSFKICCCVPVTPGQPEGEPEGKPETEPEGKPETEPETEPEGKPEKPFKICPHKPSESIRRPTTNPQFYEQMTIRNEWVNMSCGDASRFDVDQCSCIPTEKTTPTTTQRSYDTAQANITCKVGNGPLRKTDSDLRRYSEKVAGRWEDRICYSGGIFNKLICGCVYLKKIHK; encoded by the exons ATGAAATCTGTAGTATATTTACTcactgttgctgttatttttttgcTTGAAGAGATTGATGGCAACCAAATTCAAAGCTCGAATTTAAGTTGTGCTCTAGTGCCTGGACGAAGTAATTCGACCTATTATGAACCAGTTTGGGACTATATTTGGATTCGACGTAGTTGCATGTTTGGCAGAGTTTTCAGTGACCGCTATTGCTTATGCATACCAACACAACTCATGAGAAATACTCGTCTAAATACACCAAATACTTGCATATTTCGAGGTTCAAAGACTTACACCAGAAGAATTGATCCAAAAGATAGCTATTATCAAGAACGTGTAAAAACGAGAAAATGGGCACCGAAAACTTGTACAAGTGGATTAGTTTTCAGTCCGACACACTGCCGTTGCATTGAAGATAGTCGTGAAACGTGTCAATATCCAGGCGGTATTACCAGAACACGTAAACGAGATACTGATGTGAATTATTTCCAACAGCTAACAAACAGCAACACATGGGAAAGAAAAAGGTGTTACAGTGGTGCTACCTTCAGTCTAACTAAATGTTATTGCACTTTCGGTGGTTCATCAGTCATTGTTACAACGCCTGAACctgaaaatgatattaaaatatgtaaacatCCCAAGTATGGATATTTCCGTAAACGGGATTCAAACCCGcagttttattttcagatcaATAACAATAAAGCATGGGAGAAGAGAGCTTGCGCAGTCGGCGGCACATTCAACAGCGCCATCTGTGATTGTACTTATGTGAAACCAACAAGCGAATCGGAGACTACACCAAAGGTCGAACCTGAAATTCCTCAAAAGTTTTGTTGGGATGCACTTTCAAAAACACGACGAGGAACATTTAGAGATGAACGTTATTATTACGAACTGAAAGGCAATACATGGAAGGTGATAGCTTGTCAAAATGGATATATTTTTTCTCACGAcagatgttgttgtgttttaaaATCACAAATAACGACCCCTAGAACAGAACCGACAGGTGAACCTGAAACGGAGCCGACAGGTGAACCTGAAACACCATTCGAAGTATGTCCGCATAAGCCTTCTCAGTCTATAAGAAGAGCCACTACAAACCCACAGATTTACGAGCAGAAGACCACAGGAGGCAAATGGGTGAAAATATCATGCGAAGCTGCAAATCAATTCAACGTCAAAAAATGTTGTTGTGTT CCGACAAGTGAACCTAAAACTGAGCCGACAAGTAAACCCGAAACAGAACCAACAGGTGAACCTGAAACGGAGCCGACAGGTGAACCTGAAGCACAATTCGAAATATGCCCACATAAGTCTTCTCAGTCTATAAGAAGAGGCACTGCAAACCCACAGTTTTACGAGCAGATGAACAAGCAAGGCAAATGGGAGAGAAAATTATGTAACGGTGCAAGTCGATTCAACGCCAAAAAATGTTGTTGTGTTTCGCCAGGTGAACCCGAAACAGAACCGACAG GTGAACCCGAAACAGAACCGACAGGTGAACCTGAAACGGAGCCGACAG GTGAACCCGAAACAGAACCGACAGGTGAACCTGAAACGGAGCCGACTG GTGAACCCGAAACAGAACCGACAGGTGAACCTGAAACGGAGCCGACAG GTGAACCCGAAACAGAACCGACAG GTGAACCCGAAACAGAACCGACAGGTGAACCTGAAACACCATTCGAAGTATGTCCGCATAAGCCTTCTCAGTCTATAAGAAGAGGCACTAAAAACCCACAGATTTACGAGCAGATGAACAAGCAACGCAAAtgggagagaaaaatatgtaacgGTGCAAGTCGATTCAACGCCAAAAAATGTTGTTGTGTTTCGACAGGTGAACCCGAAACAGAACCGACAG GTGAACCCGAAACAGAACCGGAAGGTAAACCCGAAGGAGAACCTGAAATTGCCGAAAAGATTTGTCATCATAAACCGTCAAAAATACAACGAAAAACATTTAaagttgaacttttttattatgAAAAGACGGGCAATACATGGATGCTGAAGGTTTGTCaaaatggatatattttctcTTACGAGGAGTGTTGTTGTGctttaaaatcaaaacaaatagcGAATCCTGAAACAGAACCGGAAGGCAAACCTGAGTCAGAACCGGAAGGTGAACCAGAGGGAGAACCGAAACCAGAAAATGAAGTACAACACGCATATTGTATAGATGTGATATCTCGGGCTATAAGGAAAAATACAACGAACCCAAAGCAGTATAagcagttgtcatcatcattcaaatgggaagtaaaatattgtccacattCAAAACGATTCAGTTTTAAAATATGCTGTTGCGTTCCGGTAACACCTGGACAACCAGAGGGAGAGCCGGAGGGTAAACCTGAAACAGAACCGGAAGGTAAACCTGAAACAGAACCTGAAACAGAACCGGAGGGTAAACCTGAAAAACCCTTTAAAATATGTCCGCATAAGCCTTCTGAGTCTATAAGAAGACCCACCACAAACCCACAGTTTTACGAGCAGATGACCATAAGAAACGAATGGGTAAACATGTCATGTGGAGATGCAAGTCGATTCGACGTCGATCAATGTTCTTGTATTCCGACAGAGAAAACTACACCTACTACAACGCAACGATCATATGACACTGCACAAGCAAATATTACGTGTAAGGTCGGGAATGGACCTCTTCGGAAAACAGACTCGGACTTACGTCGTTATTCAGAAAAGGTAGCAGGAAGATGGGAAGATAGGATTTGCTACAGTGGTGGTATATTCAACAAACTAATTTGTGGTtgtgtttatttgaaaaaaatacataaatag
- the LOC115217256 gene encoding uncharacterized protein LOC115217256 isoform X16 encodes MKSVVYLLTVAVIFLLEEIDGNQIQSSNLSCALVPGRSNSTYYEPVWDYIWIRRSCMFGRVFSDRYCLCIPTQLMRNTRLNTPNTCIFRGSKTYTRRIDPKDSYYQERVKTRKWAPKTCTSGLVFSPTHCRCIEDSRETCQYPGGITRTRKRDTDVNYFQQLTNSNTWERKRCYSGATFSLTKCYCTFGGSSVIVTTPEPENDIKICKHPKYGYFRKRDSNPQFYFQINNNKAWEKRACAVGGTFNSAICDCTYVKPTSESETTPKVEPEIPQKFCWDALSKTRRGTFRDERYYYELKGNTWKVIACQNGYIFSHDRCCCVLKSQITTPRTEPTGEPETEPTGEPETPFEVCPHKPSQSIRRATTNPQIYEQKTTGGKWVKISCEAANQFNVKKCCCVPTGEPETEPTGEPETEPTGEPETEPTGEPETEPTGEPETEPTGEPETEPTGEPETEPTGEPETEPTGEPETEPTGEPETPFEVCPHKPSQSIRRGTKNPQIYEQMNKQRKWERKICNGASRFNAKKCCCVSTGEPETEPTGEPETEPEGKPEGEPEIAEKICHHKPSKIQRKTFKVELFYYEKTGNTWMLKVCQNGYIFSYEECCCALKSKQIANPETEPEGKPESEPEGEPEGEPKPENEVQHAYCIDVISRAIRKNTTNPKQYKQLSSSFKWEVKYCPHSKRFSFKICCCVPVTPGQPEGEPEGKPETEPEGKPETEPETEPEGKPEKPFKICPHKPSESIRRPTTNPQFYEQMTIRNEWVNMSCGDASRFDVDQCSCIPTEKTTPTTTQRSYDTAQANITCKVGNGPLRKTDSDLRRYSEKVAGRWEDRICYSGGIFNKLICGCVYLKKIHK; translated from the exons ATGAAATCTGTAGTATATTTACTcactgttgctgttatttttttgcTTGAAGAGATTGATGGCAACCAAATTCAAAGCTCGAATTTAAGTTGTGCTCTAGTGCCTGGACGAAGTAATTCGACCTATTATGAACCAGTTTGGGACTATATTTGGATTCGACGTAGTTGCATGTTTGGCAGAGTTTTCAGTGACCGCTATTGCTTATGCATACCAACACAACTCATGAGAAATACTCGTCTAAATACACCAAATACTTGCATATTTCGAGGTTCAAAGACTTACACCAGAAGAATTGATCCAAAAGATAGCTATTATCAAGAACGTGTAAAAACGAGAAAATGGGCACCGAAAACTTGTACAAGTGGATTAGTTTTCAGTCCGACACACTGCCGTTGCATTGAAGATAGTCGTGAAACGTGTCAATATCCAGGCGGTATTACCAGAACACGTAAACGAGATACTGATGTGAATTATTTCCAACAGCTAACAAACAGCAACACATGGGAAAGAAAAAGGTGTTACAGTGGTGCTACCTTCAGTCTAACTAAATGTTATTGCACTTTCGGTGGTTCATCAGTCATTGTTACAACGCCTGAACctgaaaatgatattaaaatatgtaaacatCCCAAGTATGGATATTTCCGTAAACGGGATTCAAACCCGcagttttattttcagatcaATAACAATAAAGCATGGGAGAAGAGAGCTTGCGCAGTCGGCGGCACATTCAACAGCGCCATCTGTGATTGTACTTATGTGAAACCAACAAGCGAATCGGAGACTACACCAAAGGTCGAACCTGAAATTCCTCAAAAGTTTTGTTGGGATGCACTTTCAAAAACACGACGAGGAACATTTAGAGATGAACGTTATTATTACGAACTGAAAGGCAATACATGGAAGGTGATAGCTTGTCAAAATGGATATATTTTTTCTCACGAcagatgttgttgtgttttaaaATCACAAATAACGACCCCTAGAACAGAACCGACAGGTGAACCTGAAACGGAGCCGACAGGTGAACCTGAAACACCATTCGAAGTATGTCCGCATAAGCCTTCTCAGTCTATAAGAAGAGCCACTACAAACCCACAGATTTACGAGCAGAAGACCACAGGAGGCAAATGGGTGAAAATATCATGCGAAGCTGCAAATCAATTCAACGTCAAAAAATGTTGTTGTGTTCCGACAG GTGAACCCGAAACAGAACCGACAG GTGAACCCGAAACAGAACCGACAGGTGAACCTGAAACGGAGCCGACAG GTGAACCCGAAACAGAACCGACAGGTGAACCTGAAACGGAGCCGACTG GTGAACCCGAAACAGAACCGACAGGTGAACCTGAAACGGAGCCGACAG GTGAACCCGAAACAGAACCGACAG GTGAACCCGAAACAGAACCGACAGGTGAACCTGAAACACCATTCGAAGTATGTCCGCATAAGCCTTCTCAGTCTATAAGAAGAGGCACTAAAAACCCACAGATTTACGAGCAGATGAACAAGCAACGCAAAtgggagagaaaaatatgtaacgGTGCAAGTCGATTCAACGCCAAAAAATGTTGTTGTGTTTCGACAGGTGAACCCGAAACAGAACCGACAG GTGAACCCGAAACAGAACCGGAAGGTAAACCCGAAGGAGAACCTGAAATTGCCGAAAAGATTTGTCATCATAAACCGTCAAAAATACAACGAAAAACATTTAaagttgaacttttttattatgAAAAGACGGGCAATACATGGATGCTGAAGGTTTGTCaaaatggatatattttctcTTACGAGGAGTGTTGTTGTGctttaaaatcaaaacaaatagcGAATCCTGAAACAGAACCGGAAGGCAAACCTGAGTCAGAACCGGAAGGTGAACCAGAGGGAGAACCGAAACCAGAAAATGAAGTACAACACGCATATTGTATAGATGTGATATCTCGGGCTATAAGGAAAAATACAACGAACCCAAAGCAGTATAagcagttgtcatcatcattcaaatgggaagtaaaatattgtccacattCAAAACGATTCAGTTTTAAAATATGCTGTTGCGTTCCGGTAACACCTGGACAACCAGAGGGAGAGCCGGAGGGTAAACCTGAAACAGAACCGGAAGGTAAACCTGAAACAGAACCTGAAACAGAACCGGAGGGTAAACCTGAAAAACCCTTTAAAATATGTCCGCATAAGCCTTCTGAGTCTATAAGAAGACCCACCACAAACCCACAGTTTTACGAGCAGATGACCATAAGAAACGAATGGGTAAACATGTCATGTGGAGATGCAAGTCGATTCGACGTCGATCAATGTTCTTGTATTCCGACAGAGAAAACTACACCTACTACAACGCAACGATCATATGACACTGCACAAGCAAATATTACGTGTAAGGTCGGGAATGGACCTCTTCGGAAAACAGACTCGGACTTACGTCGTTATTCAGAAAAGGTAGCAGGAAGATGGGAAGATAGGATTTGCTACAGTGGTGGTATATTCAACAAACTAATTTGTGGTtgtgtttatttgaaaaaaatacataaatag
- the LOC115217256 gene encoding uncharacterized protein LOC115217256 isoform X22, which translates to MKSVVYLLTVAVIFLLEEIDGNQIQSSNLSCALVPGRSNSTYYEPVWDYIWIRRSCMFGRVFSDRYCLCIPTQLMRNTRLNTPNTCIFRGSKTYTRRIDPKDSYYQERVKTRKWAPKTCTSGLVFSPTHCRCIEDSRETCQYPGGITRTRKRDTDVNYFQQLTNSNTWERKRCYSGATFSLTKCYCTFGGSSVIVTTPEPENDIKICKHPKYGYFRKRDSNPQFYFQINNNKAWEKRACAVGGTFNSAICDCTYVKPTSESETTPKVEPEIPQKFCWDALSKTRRGTFRDERYYYELKGNTWKVIACQNGYIFSHDRCCCVLKSQITTPRTEPTGEPETEPTGEPETPFEVCPHKPSQSIRRATTNPQIYEQKTTGGKWVKISCEAANQFNVKKCCCVPTSKPETEPTGEPETEPTGEPETEPTGEPETEPTGEPETPFEVCPHKPSQSIRRGTKNPQIYEQMNKQRKWERKICNGASRFNAKKCCCVSTGEPETEPTGEPETEPEGKPEGEPEIAEKICHHKPSKIQRKTFKVELFYYEKTGNTWMLKVCQNGYIFSYEECCCALKSKQIANPETEPEGKPESEPEGEPEGEPKPENEVQHAYCIDVISRAIRKNTTNPKQYKQLSSSFKWEVKYCPHSKRFSFKICCCVPVTPGQPEGEPEGKPETEPEGKPETEPETEPEGKPEKPFKICPHKPSESIRRPTTNPQFYEQMTIRNEWVNMSCGDASRFDVDQCSCIPTEKTTPTTTQRSYDTAQANITCKVGNGPLRKTDSDLRRYSEKVAGRWEDRICYSGGIFNKLICGCVYLKKIHK; encoded by the exons ATGAAATCTGTAGTATATTTACTcactgttgctgttatttttttgcTTGAAGAGATTGATGGCAACCAAATTCAAAGCTCGAATTTAAGTTGTGCTCTAGTGCCTGGACGAAGTAATTCGACCTATTATGAACCAGTTTGGGACTATATTTGGATTCGACGTAGTTGCATGTTTGGCAGAGTTTTCAGTGACCGCTATTGCTTATGCATACCAACACAACTCATGAGAAATACTCGTCTAAATACACCAAATACTTGCATATTTCGAGGTTCAAAGACTTACACCAGAAGAATTGATCCAAAAGATAGCTATTATCAAGAACGTGTAAAAACGAGAAAATGGGCACCGAAAACTTGTACAAGTGGATTAGTTTTCAGTCCGACACACTGCCGTTGCATTGAAGATAGTCGTGAAACGTGTCAATATCCAGGCGGTATTACCAGAACACGTAAACGAGATACTGATGTGAATTATTTCCAACAGCTAACAAACAGCAACACATGGGAAAGAAAAAGGTGTTACAGTGGTGCTACCTTCAGTCTAACTAAATGTTATTGCACTTTCGGTGGTTCATCAGTCATTGTTACAACGCCTGAACctgaaaatgatattaaaatatgtaaacatCCCAAGTATGGATATTTCCGTAAACGGGATTCAAACCCGcagttttattttcagatcaATAACAATAAAGCATGGGAGAAGAGAGCTTGCGCAGTCGGCGGCACATTCAACAGCGCCATCTGTGATTGTACTTATGTGAAACCAACAAGCGAATCGGAGACTACACCAAAGGTCGAACCTGAAATTCCTCAAAAGTTTTGTTGGGATGCACTTTCAAAAACACGACGAGGAACATTTAGAGATGAACGTTATTATTACGAACTGAAAGGCAATACATGGAAGGTGATAGCTTGTCAAAATGGATATATTTTTTCTCACGAcagatgttgttgtgttttaaaATCACAAATAACGACCCCTAGAACAGAACCGACAGGTGAACCTGAAACGGAGCCGACAGGTGAACCTGAAACACCATTCGAAGTATGTCCGCATAAGCCTTCTCAGTCTATAAGAAGAGCCACTACAAACCCACAGATTTACGAGCAGAAGACCACAGGAGGCAAATGGGTGAAAATATCATGCGAAGCTGCAAATCAATTCAACGTCAAAAAATGTTGTTGTGTT CCGACAAGTAAACCCGAAACAGAACCAACAGGTGAACCTGAAACGGAGCCGACAG GTGAACCCGAAACAGAACCGACAG GTGAACCCGAAACAGAACCGACAGGTGAACCTGAAACACCATTCGAAGTATGTCCGCATAAGCCTTCTCAGTCTATAAGAAGAGGCACTAAAAACCCACAGATTTACGAGCAGATGAACAAGCAACGCAAAtgggagagaaaaatatgtaacgGTGCAAGTCGATTCAACGCCAAAAAATGTTGTTGTGTTTCGACAGGTGAACCCGAAACAGAACCGACAG GTGAACCCGAAACAGAACCGGAAGGTAAACCCGAAGGAGAACCTGAAATTGCCGAAAAGATTTGTCATCATAAACCGTCAAAAATACAACGAAAAACATTTAaagttgaacttttttattatgAAAAGACGGGCAATACATGGATGCTGAAGGTTTGTCaaaatggatatattttctcTTACGAGGAGTGTTGTTGTGctttaaaatcaaaacaaatagcGAATCCTGAAACAGAACCGGAAGGCAAACCTGAGTCAGAACCGGAAGGTGAACCAGAGGGAGAACCGAAACCAGAAAATGAAGTACAACACGCATATTGTATAGATGTGATATCTCGGGCTATAAGGAAAAATACAACGAACCCAAAGCAGTATAagcagttgtcatcatcattcaaatgggaagtaaaatattgtccacattCAAAACGATTCAGTTTTAAAATATGCTGTTGCGTTCCGGTAACACCTGGACAACCAGAGGGAGAGCCGGAGGGTAAACCTGAAACAGAACCGGAAGGTAAACCTGAAACAGAACCTGAAACAGAACCGGAGGGTAAACCTGAAAAACCCTTTAAAATATGTCCGCATAAGCCTTCTGAGTCTATAAGAAGACCCACCACAAACCCACAGTTTTACGAGCAGATGACCATAAGAAACGAATGGGTAAACATGTCATGTGGAGATGCAAGTCGATTCGACGTCGATCAATGTTCTTGTATTCCGACAGAGAAAACTACACCTACTACAACGCAACGATCATATGACACTGCACAAGCAAATATTACGTGTAAGGTCGGGAATGGACCTCTTCGGAAAACAGACTCGGACTTACGTCGTTATTCAGAAAAGGTAGCAGGAAGATGGGAAGATAGGATTTGCTACAGTGGTGGTATATTCAACAAACTAATTTGTGGTtgtgtttatttgaaaaaaatacataaatag